A section of the Papio anubis isolate 15944 chromosome 2, Panubis1.0, whole genome shotgun sequence genome encodes:
- the MRPS22 gene encoding 28S ribosomal protein S22, mitochondrial isoform X3 has translation MASLRTTVSLWNLLRGSPGVKRVCFRAGIQPWHGGLLQPLPCSFEVGLPRCRFSSEAAESGSPETKKPTFMDEEVQSILTKMTGLNLQKTFKPAVQELKPPTYKLMTQAQLEEATRQAVEAAKVRLKMPPVLEERVPINDVLAEDTILEGTETTKYVFTDISYSIPHRERFIVVREPSGTLRKASWEERDRMIQIYFPKEGRKVLTPIIFKEENLRFEPDSAEYIKVHHKTYEDIDKHGKYDLLRSTRYFGGMVWYFVNNKKIDGLLIDQIQRDLIDDATSLVQLYHILHPDGQSAQEAKDQAAEGINLIKVFAKTEAQKGAYIELTLQTYQEALSRHSAAS, from the exons ATGGCGTCCCTCAGAACCACTGTGTCGCTGTGGAACCTCCTGAGGGGTTCTCCAGGCGTGAAAAGGGTCTGTTTCCGGGCTGGAATCCAGCCCTGGCACGGTGGCCTGCTCCAACCGCTACCTTGCTCTTTCGAGGTGGGGCTGCCACGCTGCCGGTTCAGCTCCGAGGCCG CAGAATCTGGTAGCCCAGAGACCAAGAAACCTACATTTATGGATGAGGAAGTTCAAAGCATACTCACGAAAATGACAGGCTTGAACTTGCAGAAGACTTTTAAACCAGCTGTACAAGAACTGAAGCCACCAACCTATAAGCTAATGACTCAGGCACAGTTGGAAGAG gCTACAAGACAGGCAGTTGAGGCAGCTAAAGTACGATTAAAAATGCCACCGGTTCTGGAAGAGCGAGTACCAATAAATGATGTGTTAGCTGAAGATACGATTTTGGAAGGAACAGAAACAACCAAATATGTGTTTACTGATATATCATATAGCATACCACACCGG gaGCGTTTTATTGTCGTTAGAGAACCAAGTGGCACACTACGCAAAGCCTCTTGGGAAGAACGGGACCGGATGATACAAatttatttcccaaaagaagGTCGTAAAGTTTTGACACCAATAATTTTCAAGGAAGAAAATCTTAGG TTTGAGCCAGATTCCGCTGAGTATATCAAG GTTCATCACAAGACCTATGAAGATATAGATAAACACGGAAAATATGACCTTTTACGTTCAACAAGATACTTTGGTGGAATGGTGTggtattttgtaaataataaaaagattgatGGTTTGCTGATTGACCAGATTCAGAGAGATTT AATCGATGACGCAACCAGCTTGGTCCAGCTGTATCACATACTCCATCCAGACGGCCAGTCGGCTCAAGAGGCCAAGGATCAGGCTGCTGagggaataaatttaatcaag GTCTTTGCAAAAACAGAAGCACAGAAGGGAGCCTATATAGAACTAACACTGCAAACTTATCAAGAAGCACTCAGTCGCCATTCTGCAGcttcctaa
- the MRPS22 gene encoding 28S ribosomal protein S22, mitochondrial isoform X4 — protein MSRNETEHRYLGTHFGESGSPETKKPTFMDEEVQSILTKMTGLNLQKTFKPAVQELKPPTYKLMTQAQLEEATRQAVEAAKVRLKMPPVLEERVPINDVLAEDTILEGTETTKYVFTDISYSIPHRERFIVVREPSGTLRKASWEERDRMIQIYFPKEGRKVLTPIIFKEENLRTMYSQDRHVDVLNLCFAQFEPDSAEYIKVHHKTYEDIDKHGKYDLLRSTRYFGGMVWYFVNNKKIDGLLIDQIQRDLIDDATSLVQLYHILHPDGQSAQEAKDQAAEGINLIKVFAKTEAQKGAYIELTLQTYQEALSRHSAAS, from the exons ATGTCCAGAAATGAGACTGAGCACAGATATTTGGGAACCCATTTTGGAG AATCTGGTAGCCCAGAGACCAAGAAACCTACATTTATGGATGAGGAAGTTCAAAGCATACTCACGAAAATGACAGGCTTGAACTTGCAGAAGACTTTTAAACCAGCTGTACAAGAACTGAAGCCACCAACCTATAAGCTAATGACTCAGGCACAGTTGGAAGAG gCTACAAGACAGGCAGTTGAGGCAGCTAAAGTACGATTAAAAATGCCACCGGTTCTGGAAGAGCGAGTACCAATAAATGATGTGTTAGCTGAAGATACGATTTTGGAAGGAACAGAAACAACCAAATATGTGTTTACTGATATATCATATAGCATACCACACCGG gaGCGTTTTATTGTCGTTAGAGAACCAAGTGGCACACTACGCAAAGCCTCTTGGGAAGAACGGGACCGGATGATACAAatttatttcccaaaagaagGTCGTAAAGTTTTGACACCAATAATTTTCAAGGAAGAAAATCTTAGG ACTATGTATAGTCAGGACAGGCATGTTGATGTCCTCAATCTCTGCTTTGCCCAGTTTGAGCCAGATTCCGCTGAGTATATCAAG GTTCATCACAAGACCTATGAAGATATAGATAAACACGGAAAATATGACCTTTTACGTTCAACAAGATACTTTGGTGGAATGGTGTggtattttgtaaataataaaaagattgatGGTTTGCTGATTGACCAGATTCAGAGAGATTT AATCGATGACGCAACCAGCTTGGTCCAGCTGTATCACATACTCCATCCAGACGGCCAGTCGGCTCAAGAGGCCAAGGATCAGGCTGCTGagggaataaatttaatcaag GTCTTTGCAAAAACAGAAGCACAGAAGGGAGCCTATATAGAACTAACACTGCAAACTTATCAAGAAGCACTCAGTCGCCATTCTGCAGcttcctaa
- the MRPS22 gene encoding 28S ribosomal protein S22, mitochondrial isoform X2, which yields MASLRTTVSLWNLLRGSPGVKRVCFRAGIQPWHGGLLQPLPCSFEVGLPRCRFSSEAESGSPETKKPTFMDEEVQSILTKMTGLNLQKTFKPAVQELKPPTYKLMTQAQLEEATRQAVEAAKVRLKMPPVLEERVPINDVLAEDTILEGTETTKYVFTDISYSIPHRERFIVVREPSGTLRKASWEERDRMIQIYFPKEGRKVLTPIIFKEENLRTMYSQDRHVDVLNLCFAQFEPDSAEYIKVHHKTYEDIDKHGKYDLLRSTRYFGGMVWYFVNNKKIDGLLIDQIQRDLIDDATSLVQLYHILHPDGQSAQEAKDQAAEGINLIKVFAKTEAQKGAYIELTLQTYQEALSRHSAAS from the exons ATGGCGTCCCTCAGAACCACTGTGTCGCTGTGGAACCTCCTGAGGGGTTCTCCAGGCGTGAAAAGGGTCTGTTTCCGGGCTGGAATCCAGCCCTGGCACGGTGGCCTGCTCCAACCGCTACCTTGCTCTTTCGAGGTGGGGCTGCCACGCTGCCGGTTCAGCTCCGAGGCCG AATCTGGTAGCCCAGAGACCAAGAAACCTACATTTATGGATGAGGAAGTTCAAAGCATACTCACGAAAATGACAGGCTTGAACTTGCAGAAGACTTTTAAACCAGCTGTACAAGAACTGAAGCCACCAACCTATAAGCTAATGACTCAGGCACAGTTGGAAGAG gCTACAAGACAGGCAGTTGAGGCAGCTAAAGTACGATTAAAAATGCCACCGGTTCTGGAAGAGCGAGTACCAATAAATGATGTGTTAGCTGAAGATACGATTTTGGAAGGAACAGAAACAACCAAATATGTGTTTACTGATATATCATATAGCATACCACACCGG gaGCGTTTTATTGTCGTTAGAGAACCAAGTGGCACACTACGCAAAGCCTCTTGGGAAGAACGGGACCGGATGATACAAatttatttcccaaaagaagGTCGTAAAGTTTTGACACCAATAATTTTCAAGGAAGAAAATCTTAGG ACTATGTATAGTCAGGACAGGCATGTTGATGTCCTCAATCTCTGCTTTGCCCAGTTTGAGCCAGATTCCGCTGAGTATATCAAG GTTCATCACAAGACCTATGAAGATATAGATAAACACGGAAAATATGACCTTTTACGTTCAACAAGATACTTTGGTGGAATGGTGTggtattttgtaaataataaaaagattgatGGTTTGCTGATTGACCAGATTCAGAGAGATTT AATCGATGACGCAACCAGCTTGGTCCAGCTGTATCACATACTCCATCCAGACGGCCAGTCGGCTCAAGAGGCCAAGGATCAGGCTGCTGagggaataaatttaatcaag GTCTTTGCAAAAACAGAAGCACAGAAGGGAGCCTATATAGAACTAACACTGCAAACTTATCAAGAAGCACTCAGTCGCCATTCTGCAGcttcctaa
- the MRPS22 gene encoding 28S ribosomal protein S22, mitochondrial isoform X1: MASLRTTVSLWNLLRGSPGVKRVCFRAGIQPWHGGLLQPLPCSFEVGLPRCRFSSEAAESGSPETKKPTFMDEEVQSILTKMTGLNLQKTFKPAVQELKPPTYKLMTQAQLEEATRQAVEAAKVRLKMPPVLEERVPINDVLAEDTILEGTETTKYVFTDISYSIPHRERFIVVREPSGTLRKASWEERDRMIQIYFPKEGRKVLTPIIFKEENLRTMYSQDRHVDVLNLCFAQFEPDSAEYIKVHHKTYEDIDKHGKYDLLRSTRYFGGMVWYFVNNKKIDGLLIDQIQRDLIDDATSLVQLYHILHPDGQSAQEAKDQAAEGINLIKVFAKTEAQKGAYIELTLQTYQEALSRHSAAS, encoded by the exons ATGGCGTCCCTCAGAACCACTGTGTCGCTGTGGAACCTCCTGAGGGGTTCTCCAGGCGTGAAAAGGGTCTGTTTCCGGGCTGGAATCCAGCCCTGGCACGGTGGCCTGCTCCAACCGCTACCTTGCTCTTTCGAGGTGGGGCTGCCACGCTGCCGGTTCAGCTCCGAGGCCG CAGAATCTGGTAGCCCAGAGACCAAGAAACCTACATTTATGGATGAGGAAGTTCAAAGCATACTCACGAAAATGACAGGCTTGAACTTGCAGAAGACTTTTAAACCAGCTGTACAAGAACTGAAGCCACCAACCTATAAGCTAATGACTCAGGCACAGTTGGAAGAG gCTACAAGACAGGCAGTTGAGGCAGCTAAAGTACGATTAAAAATGCCACCGGTTCTGGAAGAGCGAGTACCAATAAATGATGTGTTAGCTGAAGATACGATTTTGGAAGGAACAGAAACAACCAAATATGTGTTTACTGATATATCATATAGCATACCACACCGG gaGCGTTTTATTGTCGTTAGAGAACCAAGTGGCACACTACGCAAAGCCTCTTGGGAAGAACGGGACCGGATGATACAAatttatttcccaaaagaagGTCGTAAAGTTTTGACACCAATAATTTTCAAGGAAGAAAATCTTAGG ACTATGTATAGTCAGGACAGGCATGTTGATGTCCTCAATCTCTGCTTTGCCCAGTTTGAGCCAGATTCCGCTGAGTATATCAAG GTTCATCACAAGACCTATGAAGATATAGATAAACACGGAAAATATGACCTTTTACGTTCAACAAGATACTTTGGTGGAATGGTGTggtattttgtaaataataaaaagattgatGGTTTGCTGATTGACCAGATTCAGAGAGATTT AATCGATGACGCAACCAGCTTGGTCCAGCTGTATCACATACTCCATCCAGACGGCCAGTCGGCTCAAGAGGCCAAGGATCAGGCTGCTGagggaataaatttaatcaag GTCTTTGCAAAAACAGAAGCACAGAAGGGAGCCTATATAGAACTAACACTGCAAACTTATCAAGAAGCACTCAGTCGCCATTCTGCAGcttcctaa